In Solenopsis invicta isolate M01_SB chromosome 13, UNIL_Sinv_3.0, whole genome shotgun sequence, one DNA window encodes the following:
- the LOC105194143 gene encoding uncharacterized protein LOC105194143 isoform X2, giving the protein MASLEDSWKEATEDLDAAICDSWFTRLQEVYSEEKRTYHNLDSVRDKLNHYYEIKSNLKNPRAVLLAIFFQNFEYDPKALVFSEDKNLEHFNAFADEAEIPSDAELREETCALLKVAATHSTDAHKVGGAFGSEDAHYFLDLDMAVLGSPPENYAEYRERIRGEYSFLSEPMYTALRLKVLQNFLQIPNIFATVEFRDKLEEQARQNIQAEVEMLS; this is encoded by the exons ATGGCATCGCTGGAGGACAGTTGGAAGGAAGCTACGGAGGACCTGGACGCCGCGATCTGCGACTCCTGGTTCACGCGCCTGCAGGAAGTCTACTCAGAAGAGAAACGCACGTACCACAATCTGGACTCGGTCAGGGACAAGCTGAATCACTATTACGAAATCAAAAGCAATCTTAAAAACCCGCGAGCCGTCCTGCTTGCCATATTCTTCCAAAA CTTCGAGTACGATCCTAAAGCCTTGGTCTTCAGCGAAGACAAAAATCTCGAGCACTTCAATGCATTCGCTGACGAGGCCGAAATTCCGTCG GATGCGGAGCTCAGAGAGGAGACCTGTGCTCTGCTGAAAGTAGCGGCGACTCACAGCACCGATGCGCACAAGGTGGGTGGTGCCTTCGGCAGCGAGGACGCTCACTATTTTCTGGACCTAGATATGGCAGTACTCGGCTCTCCTCCGGAAAATTACGCCGAGTACAGGGAGCGAATACGCGGGGAGTACTCTTTCCTCAGCGAGCCCATGTACACGGCGCTACGGTTGAAG GTGTTGCAGAACTTCCTGCAGATCCCGAACATTTTCGCGACCGTGGAGTTTCGCGACAAGCTGGAGGAGCAGGCGCGCCAGAACATCCAGGCGGAGGTGGAGATGCTATCTTAG
- the LOC105194143 gene encoding uncharacterized protein LOC105194143 isoform X1, protein MEKLAMASLEDSWKEATEDLDAAICDSWFTRLQEVYSEEKRTYHNLDSVRDKLNHYYEIKSNLKNPRAVLLAIFFQNFEYDPKALVFSEDKNLEHFNAFADEAEIPSDAELREETCALLKVAATHSTDAHKVGGAFGSEDAHYFLDLDMAVLGSPPENYAEYRERIRGEYSFLSEPMYTALRLKVLQNFLQIPNIFATVEFRDKLEEQARQNIQAEVEMLS, encoded by the exons ATGgaaaaa CTGGCAATGGCATCGCTGGAGGACAGTTGGAAGGAAGCTACGGAGGACCTGGACGCCGCGATCTGCGACTCCTGGTTCACGCGCCTGCAGGAAGTCTACTCAGAAGAGAAACGCACGTACCACAATCTGGACTCGGTCAGGGACAAGCTGAATCACTATTACGAAATCAAAAGCAATCTTAAAAACCCGCGAGCCGTCCTGCTTGCCATATTCTTCCAAAA CTTCGAGTACGATCCTAAAGCCTTGGTCTTCAGCGAAGACAAAAATCTCGAGCACTTCAATGCATTCGCTGACGAGGCCGAAATTCCGTCG GATGCGGAGCTCAGAGAGGAGACCTGTGCTCTGCTGAAAGTAGCGGCGACTCACAGCACCGATGCGCACAAGGTGGGTGGTGCCTTCGGCAGCGAGGACGCTCACTATTTTCTGGACCTAGATATGGCAGTACTCGGCTCTCCTCCGGAAAATTACGCCGAGTACAGGGAGCGAATACGCGGGGAGTACTCTTTCCTCAGCGAGCCCATGTACACGGCGCTACGGTTGAAG GTGTTGCAGAACTTCCTGCAGATCCCGAACATTTTCGCGACCGTGGAGTTTCGCGACAAGCTGGAGGAGCAGGCGCGCCAGAACATCCAGGCGGAGGTGGAGATGCTATCTTAG
- the LOC113004094 gene encoding uncharacterized protein LOC113004094, translating into MANEDVSMDILREPTTDAMQRTIQKNNDDPMSDVLQRIEAPSLSNDEFLHSTNKRESSKKDGLSDKEIFSVVCDIIEYGTIHHGINALRVGFAKFPTCIYIWLSMQTSTLCVYVAFTLSCVTPIVASSIEFMTVVRSVNVGSVNLFRRTHVLNSYESGMAKIKLAEKFSDIDSSDVDDTRKKERRKTTSICVSNESDNDSQHALHPPPKKPISETSINSNNNNVPMEDSPLGDAAKQIHSNDSTSGQNVS; encoded by the exons A TGGCCAACGAAGACGTATCCATGGATATTCTACGTGAGCCGACCACCGATGCAATGCAAAGAACAATACAA aaaaacaatgacGATCCGATGTCCGACGTTCTGCAGAGGATAGAGGCACCTTCGTTGTCGAACGACGAATTCTTGCACAGCACGAACAAAAG GGAATCCAGCAAAAAAGATGGATTGTCGGATAAggaaatatt CTCGGTCGTGTGCGACATTATAGAATATGGAAC GATTCACCACGGTATCAATGCGTTACGAGTTGGTTTTGCAAAGTTTCCAACATGCATCTATATTTGGTTATCCATGCAAACTTCGACGCTCTGTGTCTACGTGGCCTTCACCCTCTCGTGCGTGACACCAATTGTGGCTTCTTCAATTGAATTTATGACTGTAGTACGATCCGTAAATGTTGGATCCGTAAATCTTTTCCGAAGAACTCACGTTCTAA atTCATATGAAAGTGGGATGGCAAAAATAAAGTTAGCTGAAAAGTTTTCGGACATCGACTCTTCTGACGTCGACGATACTCGTAAAAAAGAACGTCGTAAAACGACATCAATTTGCGTTTCTAACGAAAGCGATAATGATAGTCAACATGCGTTACATCCCCCGCCAAAGAAACCAATTTCAGAAACGTCCATAAATTCCAACAATAATAATGTACCAATGGAGGATTCACCTTTAGGTGATGCTGCTAAACAAATACACAGTAATGATAGTACATCTGGGCAGAATGTTTCGTAA
- the LOC113002721 gene encoding sterol O-acyltransferase 1-like yields MANEDVSMDILREPTTDAMQRTIQKNNDDPMSDVLQRIEAPSLSNDEFLHSTNKRESSKKDGLSDKEIFSVVCDIIEYGTIHHGINALRVSFVNFPTCIYIWLSMQTSTLCVYVAFTLWANQRLRFLPEACTQKFWDYGWLSVFILYQVLFFIIPVTMIINTNLSIGCSCIIMLEQIRMVMKSWAFVRSAAPRYLSYESHSETSRPSGPKFSQYLYFLFAPTLLYRDEYPRATEIRWMMVFWNFFEFGLSIFYEALIFDRVVVPIYHVFGTQYLEPKWFIKIVLESCIFILSLFFVVQYLIFQAWMNAWAEMLRFADRLFYKDWWNAKTINEYFRKWNLIVHIWLYTYIYKEVYKFGASQNRTLAATAVFFISAIVHEYALAFTMGFFYPVTFILFFGIGVPLFIVSKSKVVTSNFFLWILFNIDAMIMFNSYSMELNARWNNCPPHPNYYLDLLIPRSWSCQQQFNPLFTSTVKSCNETMDFSVTNY; encoded by the exons A TGGCCAACGAAGACGTATCCATGGATATTCTACGTGAGCCGACCACCGATGCAATGCAAAGAACAATACAA aaaaacaatgacGATCCGATGTCCGACGTTCTGCAGAGGATAGAGGCACCTTCGTTGTCGAACGACGAATTCTTGCACAGCACGAACAAAAG GGAATCCAGCAAAAAAGATGGATTGTCGGATAAggaaatatt CTCGGTCGTGTGCGACATTATAGAATATGGAAC gattcACCATGGTATCAATGCATTACGAGTTAGTTTTGTAAATTTTCCAACATGCATCTACATTTGGTTGTCCATGCAAACATCGACACTCTGTGTCTACGTGGCCTTCACCCTCTGGGCGAATCAGCGACTCCGATTCTTACCAGAAG CCTGTACCCAGAAATTTTGGGATTATGGATGGCTATCAgtattcatattgtaccaagtTCTATTCTTCATTATTCCTGTCACAATGATAATCAACACAAATCTTTCCATAGGTTGCAGTTGTATTATTATGTTAGAGCAG ATACGCATGGTGATGAAGAGTTGGGCTTTTGTCAGGAGCGCCGCACCGAGGTATTTATCGTATGAATCCCACAGCGAAACTTCACGACCGAGCGGCCCCAAATTCTcacaatatttgtattttctattCGCACCGACTCTTCTGTACCGCGACGAATATCCTAG GGCGACAGAAATTAGGTGGATGATGGTGTTTTGGAATTTCTTTGAATTCGGCCTATCGATTTTCTATGAGGCCTTGATCTTTGACCGTGTCGTAGTACCGATCTATCACGTGTTCGGCACGCAATACCTAGAACCGAAGTGGTTTATCAAAATTGTACTCGAGTCTTGTATTTTCATCCTTTCCCTTTTCTTTGTCGTCCAATACTTAATCTTCCAAGCGTGGATGAATGCTTGGGCAGAAATGCTGCGGTTCGCAGACCGATTGTTTTACAAG GACTGGTGGAACGCCAAGACTATTAACGAGTATTTCCGCAAATGGAACTTAATAGTGCACATCTGGCTATACACGTATATCTACAAGGAGGTGTACAAGTTCGGGGCATCACAGAACCGAACGTTGGCTGCTACAGCCGTATTCTTTATTTCAGCCATCGTTCATGAGTACGCCTTGGCGTTCACAATGGGTTTTTTCTATCCAGTGACATTCATCTTATTCTTCGGAATTGGCGTACCGCTTTTCATCGTCTCCAAGAGCAAAGTTGTTACCAGCAACTTCTTCCTGTGGATATTGTTCAACATCGACGCCATGATTATGTTCAACTCATACTCGATGGAGCTCAACGCCCGGTGGAACAACTGTCCACCTCATCCCAATTACTACCTAGATCTGCTCATACCGCGAAGCTGGAGCTGTCAACAGCAGTTTAATCCGTTGTTCACGTCGACTGTGAAATCTTGTAACGAGACGATGGATTTTTCTGTTACAAATTATTGA